The following DNA comes from Salvia splendens isolate huo1 chromosome 17, SspV2, whole genome shotgun sequence.
GCACTAACAAACAGTAATTTACAGCTGTAAGATTGAAATTTTTGTCGACGAATAAACCATGGTATGGATGATTAGATCTATTATATGCACGCATATCAAGGTAATATTAGTACAAAATCAATCAACTTATATCCTTCAATATTCtatatattttctgttacacaaCCGACATATATGGTGCGGTCTCATTATTGAGTAGTATAATACTGGTACTTCCAACTACTCAAAATAAGGATTAAATGTCCATCCATCTTTAATTGAAGTTGGAGTTAAATTGGTCAATCAATTAGAGTAGGTGTTAAAAAGTGTCCCACATAAATTGTGTAGACATTTAATGTGGGCTTTATAAATTGGCTCTATGCCATCTTTAAACCACTGGTTTACTTCTTTCATTCACTTCCTTTATAATTTGTGAGTATTATTTCAACAATGTACTTCTTTTTCTCACTTACTATTTCTCAGTtacttaaaaatagaaattttttcctttttgatttCTTCCTAAAATtagaaacttttcattttagaaaatggaTTCTACAATCCATTAAAACCaattccactattttttctctctatctctattACTTCACTCAtttttcctctttctctcttaccataccaattttgcattaaaacctgtgtcgtttaagtttctatttttaagaaactgatggagtattattttctaaACCTATTTTTCATATACAAGTATTATTTACAGGATCCACCATAGCCAACACGTTTTCACTTCCTAATATTATTTTCTACACCCATCTTTCTTCTACTAGTATTAATTTCTGGATCAACCAATACCAACACAAATCCACTCCACTCAACTACACTATTACCCTATAATcctcaaactaaataaatataccaCACCCCTTCATTCTCTCTATATAACCTACACCAAGTTCCAACTATCAATCACATGCCAATACTACAACATTCATCACATTAATTCATTCACAATGATACTCCTATTACTCTCAATAACCCTCCCAATAACCCTCATCTCATACCTCCTCCACAAAACCCTAAAACCACCAAAATCCCCCCTCCCACCCGGCCCACGACCCCTCCCGTTCATCGGAAACCTCCACCACCTCGCCACCGCCACGAACCTCCACCTCTACCTCCACAAACTCTCCCAAAAATACGGCCCCATCATCCACATGAAACTCGGCCCCACGCCTCTCCTAGTAGTCTCCTCCCCAAAACTAGCCAAAGAAGTCCTAAAAAATCAAGATTCATCCTTTTGCAGCAGACCAAAATCCTTAGGACAACAAAAACTCTCCTACAACAACTCCGACATCATCTTCTCTCCATACAACGACTACTGGAAGGAGATGAGAAAGATCACATCCAGTCACCTCCTAAGCCCGAAGCGCGTCCAATCCTACCGCCCCATCCGGGAAGACGAGATCTCCAAAATGATCACGAAGATTTGGAGCTTCTCCCACGCTCGGGAGGCAGTGAACTTGAGCGAGATGACGTTGACGCTCGGCAGCAGCTTGATATGCAGAGTTGCCTTCGGGAAGGAATGTTCTAGAAGGTTCGATGAGCTTCTAGAAGAAGTGCAGGCCGTGGCGGTTGCTTTCTACGTTTCGGATTATTTTCCGGCCTTCGGGTGGGTGGATAGGGTCACCGGGATGCTAGCGAGGCTCGAGAAGACGTGCGAGAGGATGGATTTGTTTTATCAAGAGATGATCGATGAGCATCTTGGCCGGAGAAgggaggaggcggcggaggaAAGTGGTGACATTCTTGATTTGTTGATTGAGCTCAAATTGGAGGAAAAGATGAATTCTTTTGATTTTGGATGGGATAATATCAAAGCCATGCTACTGGTATGATCTAattgctcatatttttttattgaattttgaaACTTTAAATTAAATGCCACGATTGATCGCTAATACCAAGAACTTTGACCGAATTAATTTCGTATTTTctcataaataataaattttgcTATTGTTTGAGATTTCCCACGATTAACTATTGCTATGATGTCAATCTACATTGTCTAGTTAACCTCAATTTCTCGAGTGTGATTTTTTGTTTTGAACTTCCACTACTTAGTATAGTAAATTTCAGCTTAAAAATTGTGTGAGGAAAATGGGGGTCTCAACTATTGAGAGGGACGTTTCTCTTCTAACGAATAAATTATGAGTTCTAAGTTAcgaatataaaaatttattatttggATATTTCACAAATTTGGACCAACGAATCTCAGGGTTATTTAGACTATAAAATATTGGAATTCGGTGAAAGTTCTGATTTATGAGTTCTGATTTAGCATGTGCATGTGGACCCGCTTCTTATATTTTTGTACTAATATATTGGTACATGAGTTATGAATTCAcaaaatattttgttatttggaGTACTTCAATTTGGAGAAATAAATGTTCATAGCAACGTGCTATACATTAATTTTAGGGTTTAATTATGTAAACTTTGGTGTAGTTCAATTATGATTTCTTTAATGTGtaatttttccatttatttCAGTTACATAATTTTCATGGATTTAATGAAACTttagtattttttgtttattcatAGATTGATTTAATGGAAGTTATAATTGTGAAtgcattaaaaaaagaaatttggaAATGAGAAACTACGTGAATAATGTAAGTGCTCAAGGGTCGTGGACAGCGATAAAAAGCATGGGAATAATGTTGTGTGGATGGTCTATTCtttgtaaaattaatttaatttgatctCTTTGTAGGATATATTTGTAGCTGGAGCAGAAACAAGTTCATCATCAATTGTTTGGACGATGACAGCTCTCATGAAATCACCCACCACTATGAAAAAATTGCAAAATGAAATCAGAAGTTTGATAGGAAAAAAGGGCAAAGTAGATGAAGATGATTTGCCCAAACTCCCATTTCTAAAAGCAGTAGTAAATGAAAGCATGAGATTGTATCCTACTGGTCCATTGCTTGTACCAAGAGAAACTATAGAAAAATGCAATCTAGATGGATTTCAAATCCAACCAAAAACAACTGTTTTTGTGAATGCTTGGGCAATTGCAAGAGATCCTGATTCTTGGGAGAATCCTGATGAGTTTACGCCTGAGAGGTTCTTGAATAGTAGTATTGATGCTAAAGGGAAAGATTTTGAGTTTATCCCGTTCGGGTCGGGGAGAAGAATGTGCCCTGGAATGGCAATGGGGCTTCTGAATGTGGAGCTCTCGGTTGCAAATCTAGTGTATACTTTCGACTGGGAATTGCCCCCGGGGATTTGCAGAGAAGACGTGGATACGGAGCCTTTGCCCGGCCTCGCCATGCGGAAGAAAAATGCACTTCTTATTGTGCCTAAAAATTACGATGTTTAGTTTCGAGAAGTGTTATAAAGTGGCAAATTTTTTGCTTTAgccttctttttttatttttgcttttttcgtttattttagTACATGTTCTCTATTTTTTcgcttttttttctatttccttttcttttctgttgatttttacattttaaataattttagaatatattaaaatttgatgTATATACCATATTATTCGTGTACAAggtataaaatattaatattgttaCTATACTGAAATAGTagtatcatatatatatatatatatatatatatatataggggagcgttattctccttttcacatcttagatcctttttccttcttaatattacgcgttagatctaaggcatcaacggatcagattgattctataaaactggttccgtgttgcattatagaaggtggttgtatgcattacagggttattattgacatttgacggaaaagtaactgccacattttggtatctgcgaataatgcaccacatggtcatcagtaatgcatataattgactatataatgcacaatatgtgaactgcaatgcatacgaataagatgtaccatgttatgatgtttggacacacgtttcttgtttcccctaagggtttattaagcttaggggcta
Coding sequences within:
- the LOC121773741 gene encoding cytochrome P450 71A1-like gives rise to the protein MILLLLSITLPITLISYLLHKTLKPPKSPLPPGPRPLPFIGNLHHLATATNLHLYLHKLSQKYGPIIHMKLGPTPLLVVSSPKLAKEVLKNQDSSFCSRPKSLGQQKLSYNNSDIIFSPYNDYWKEMRKITSSHLLSPKRVQSYRPIREDEISKMITKIWSFSHAREAVNLSEMTLTLGSSLICRVAFGKECSRRFDELLEEVQAVAVAFYVSDYFPAFGWVDRVTGMLARLEKTCERMDLFYQEMIDEHLGRRREEAAEESGDILDLLIELKLEEKMNSFDFGWDNIKAMLLDIFVAGAETSSSSIVWTMTALMKSPTTMKKLQNEIRSLIGKKGKVDEDDLPKLPFLKAVVNESMRLYPTGPLLVPRETIEKCNLDGFQIQPKTTVFVNAWAIARDPDSWENPDEFTPERFLNSSIDAKGKDFEFIPFGSGRRMCPGMAMGLLNVELSVANLVYTFDWELPPGICREDVDTEPLPGLAMRKKNALLIVPKNYDV